From the Tachyglossus aculeatus isolate mTacAcu1 chromosome 21, mTacAcu1.pri, whole genome shotgun sequence genome, one window contains:
- the RITA1 gene encoding RBPJ-interacting and tubulin-associated protein 1, with product MFLFQAERPFGLSPPPPPSRPMKTSLELAVSGIQALQLRRKGRGSYRVKSRASYVDETLFGRPAGSRPPPPEFDPPWAEEARTGQGGGRAPVVDGSGWKLEATPSRGSSPSCTPRKKNKYRLIAHTPSYCDETLFGRRPEGPGWEAPWMTKGEAAKLRPLLWTPPSAPQGSPAPHPKETPVRAVHPVETPGAGRAGKAKSGERPGGGPACPSPSRRGLAHSPTRLNTPAHPPSPRGQQDPHARPAAVTFRSPLVTPRLRSVCNSEFTTSRHPPNPKPPWK from the exons ATGTTTTTATTCCAGGCCGAGCGACCGTTTGggctctctccccccccgcctccgTCCCGCCCCATGAAGACCTCGTTGGAGCTGGCCGTCAGCGGCATCCAGGCCCTCCAGCTCCGTCGGAAGGGCCGGGGCAGCTACAGGGTGAAGTCCAGAGCGTCCTACGTGGACGAGACCCTGTTCGGCCGCCCCGCCGGGAGCCGGCCGCCGCCGCCCGAGTTTGACCCACCGTGGGCGGAGGAGGCCCGGACCGGGCAGGGTGGAGGGCGGGCGCCGGTGGTGGACGGGAGCGGCTGGAAGTTGGAAGCCACCCCGTCCCGTGGCAGTAGCCCTTCCTGCACCCCCAGGAAAAAGAACAAATACAG GCTCATCGCTCACACTCCGTCCTACTGCGACGAGACCCTCTTTGGACGCCGTCCGGAGGGCCCCGGCTGGGAGGCGCCGTGGATGACCAAAGGGGAGGCCGCAAAGCTTCGCCCCCTCCTCtggacccctccctctgccccgcagGGCAGCCCCGCACCCCACCCCAAGGAGACCCCCGTGCGGGCCGTCCACCCCGTGGAGACCCCCGGGGCTGGCCGGGCTGGGAAGGCCAAGAGCGGGGAGCGTCCAGGCGGTGGGCCCGCCTGCCCTAGCCCCTCGAGGCGGGGTCTAGCCCACTCCCCGACCCGTCTGAacacccccgcccaccccccaagCCCACGTGGGCAGCAAGATCCCCATGCCCGGCCTGCCGCCGTGACCTTCCGGAGCCCGCTGGTGACCCCCAGGTTACGCTCGGTCTGCAACTCGGAATTCACTACCTCCCGGCACCCCCCCAATCCCAAGCCCCCCTGGAAGTGA